A stretch of Oryza brachyantha chromosome 4, ObraRS2, whole genome shotgun sequence DNA encodes these proteins:
- the LOC102711800 gene encoding metal tolerance protein C4 has protein sequence MRRPFAAAAALRLRLRALSSSSSSSSSSSFPRLPSSPYPLHHLLTSRRGDGGGDDDRGRERHPSPPPPPHPRPLYGVLGLRGWRTLPPAASPPRGTVADAPPVRLTLSRSYSLRVAKGKKKAHFDDEHSHRAVNTALWCNFLVFSLKFGVWLSTSSHVMLAELVHSIADFANQALLAYGLSSSRRAPDALHPYGYSKERFVWSLISAVGIFCLGSGATIVHGVQNLWNSQPPENIHYAALVIGGSFLIEGASLLVAIKAVKKGAEAEGMSIWDYIWRGHDPTSVAVMTEDGAAVTGLAIAAASLVAVQTTGNAMYDPIGSIIVGNLLGMVAIFLIQRNRHALIGRAIDDHDMQRVLEFLKSDPVVDALYDCKSEVIGPGFFRFKAEIDFNGVVLVQNYLERTGRGEWAKQFREASLSEDDSELIRVMSNYGEDVVEALGYEVDRLESEIQKIVPGIRHVDIEAHNPEGLSL, from the exons ATGCGCcgccccttcgccgccgccgcggcactccgcctccgcctccgcgcactctcctcctcctcctcctcgtcttcctcttcctcctttccccgcctcccctcctcgcCCTACcctctccaccacctcctcacctcccgccgcggcgacggcggcggcgacgacgaccgcggcCGGGAGCGCCAcccgtcgcctcctcctcctcctcacccccGCCCGCTCTACGGTGTCCTAGGACTACGCGGGTGGCGGACGCTCCCCCCGGCCGCGTCCCCGCCCCGGGgcaccgtcgccgacgcgcctCCCGTGCGGCTCACGCTCTCCCGCA GTTATTCTCTGCGTGTCGCcaaggggaagaagaaggcgcACTTTGACGACGAGCACAG CCATCGAGCAGTTAATACAGCACTGTGGTGTAATTTTCTTGTCTTTTCGTTGAAGTTTGGTGTATGGCTCTCAACATCTAGTCATGTTATGCTAGCAGAGCTCGTGCATTCAATTGCCGACTTTGCGAACCAG GCTCTTCTTGCATATGGCTTAAGCAGCTCAAGACGTGCTCCAGATGCTCTACACCC CTATGGTTATTCAAAAGAAAGATTTGTATGGTCCTTGATATCTGCAGTTGGCATATTTTGCTTGGGTTCAGGTGCTACCATTGTGCATGGAGTTCAGAATTTATGGAATTCTCAA CCTCCTGAGAACATCCACTATGCTGCATTAGTGATTGGTGGGTCCTTCCTAATTGAAG GTGCTTCACTTCTGGTTGCTATAAAGGCTGTTAAAAAGGGTGCAGAAGCTGAAGGAATGAGCATCTGGGACTACATATGGCGTGGTCATGACCCAACTTCAGTTGCTGTCATGACTGAA GATGGTGCTGCTGTTACAGGTCTTGCAATTGCTGCAGCATCTTTGGTGGCTGTTCAAACCACAGGAAATGCTATGTATGATCCAATTGGCTCCATCATTGTTGGTAACTTACTGGGAATG GTTGCTATTTTTCTCATTCAGAGGAACAGACATGCTTTAATTGGCAGGGCTATTGATGATCATGACATGCAGCGTGTTCTTGAGTTTCTGAAGTCTGATCCG GTTGTAGATGCTCTTTATGATTGCAAAAGTGAGGTGATTGGACCAGGATTCTTTAGATTCAAAGCTGAAATCG ATTTCAACGGAGTTGTCCTGGTGCAGAATTATTTGGAAAGAACTGGGCGAGGAGAATGGGCAAAACAG TTCCGGGAGGCTTCACTGTCTGAGGATGATTCAGAGTTGATAAGGGTCATGTCTAACTATG GTGAGGATGTAGTCGAAGCTCTTGGGTATGAGGTGGATCGGCTGGAGTCAGAGATCCAAAAGATTGTGCCTGGGATTAGACATGTCGACATTGAAGCACACAACCCAGAAGGGCTCTCTCTTTAG